In Solanum pennellii chromosome 7, SPENNV200, the following are encoded in one genomic region:
- the LOC107025804 gene encoding phosphoenolpyruvate carboxylase-like codes for MSRKIEKMASIDAQLRLLAPAKVSEDDKLVEYDALLLDRFLDILQDLHGEDIRETVQDCYELSAEYEGKHDPHKLEELGSMLTSLDAGDSIVVTKAFSNMLNLGNLAEEVQIAYRRRSKLKKRDFSDEASALTESDIEETFKKLVGQLNKSPQEVFDALKNQTVDLVLTAHPTQSVRRSLLQKHARIRDCMTQLYAKDITPDDKQELDEALQREIQAAFRTDEIRRTPPTPQDEMRAGMSYFHETIWKGVPKFLRRVDTALKNIGINERVPYNAPLIQFSSWMGGDRDGNPRVTPEVTRDVCLLARMMAANLYFSQIEDLMFELSMWRCNDELRVRAEELHRTSKRDAKHYIEFWKKIPPNEPYRVLLADVRDRLYNTQERARQLLANGYSDVPEESTFTNLEQFLEPLELCYRSLCACGDRPIADGSLLDFLRQVSTFGLSLVRLDIRQESDRHTDVLDVITRHVGVGSYKEWSEEKRQEWLLSELSGKRPLFGPDLPKTDEVADVLDTFHVISELPADSFGAYIISMATAPSDVLAVELLQRECHVKSPLRVVPLFEKLADLESAPASVARLFSIDWYRNRINGKQEVMIGYSDSGKDAGRLSAAWQLYKAQEELVKVAKEFGVKLTMFHGRGGTVGRGGGPTHLAILSQPPDTIHGSLRVTVQGEVIEQSFGEEHLCFRTLQRFTAATLEHGMNPPVAPNPEWRALLDEMSVVATKEYRSLVFQDPRFVEYFRLATPELEYGRMNIGSRPAKRKPSGGIESLRAIPWIFAWTQTRFHLPVWLGFGAAFKHVTEKDIRNLQMLKDMYNGWPFFRVTLDLLEMVFAKGDPGIAALYDKLLVSEDLWPLGERLRSKYEETKGFLLQVAGHKDLLEGDPYLRQRLKLRDSYITTLNVSQAYTLKRIRDPNYNVKVRPHLDKEIMESSKPAAELVKLNPTSEYAPGLEDTLILTMKGIAAGMQNTG; via the exons ATGAGTCGGAAAATTGAGAAAATGGCTTCAATTGATGCCCAATTGAGGCTATTGGCACCAGCGAAAGTGTCAGAGGATGATAAGCTTGTGGAGTATGATGCTTTGTTGCTTGACAGATTTCTTGATATTCTGCAGGATTTGCATGGAGAGGATATTCGAGAAACG GTTCAAGATTGTTATGAACTATCTGCTGAATATGAAGGGAAACATGACCCACATAAGTTGGAAGAGCTTGGGAGTATGCTTACCAGTTTGGATGCTGGGGATTCCATTGTAGTCACCAAAGCCTTTTCTAACATGCTTAACTTGGGTAACCTTGCTGAAGAGGTTCAGATAGCTTACAGACGAAGAAGTAAGCTAAAAAAGCGTGATTTTTCGGATGAGGCTTCTGCACTAACTGAATCAGACATTGAAGAGACATTTAAGAAGCTCGTCGGACAGCTAAACAAATCACCCCAAGAAGTTTTTGATGCTTTGAAGAACCAGACTGTGGACTTGGTGCTAACAGCACATCCTACCCAGTCTGTTCGTAGGTCTTTGCTTCAAAAGCATGCAAG GATTCGTGATTGTATGACGCAGTTGTACGCCAAAGATATTACTCCTGATGATAAGCAGGAGCTAGACGAGGCTCTACAAAGAGAG ATACAAGCAGCCTTTCGCACAGATGAAATCAGGAGGACTCCACCAACTCCACAAGATGAGATGAGGGCGGGGATGAGTTACTTCCATGAGACAATATGGAAGGGGGTGCCGAAATTCTTACGCCGTGTTGACACTGCTTTGAAGAATATTGGAATAAATGAACGTGTTCCCTATAATGCCCCTCTCATTCAGTTTTCTTCTTGGATGGGTGGTGATCGAGATG GCAACCCTAGAGTAACCCCGGAAGTGACAAGAGATGTGTGCTTATTGGCTAGAATGATGGCTGCAAATCTGTATTTCTCTCAGATTGAGGATCTTATGTTTGAG CTTTCAATGTGGCGATGCAATGATGAGCTCCGTGTCCGTGCAGAAGAACTTCATAGGACTTCCAAAAGAGATGCAAAGCACTACATTG aattttggaagaaaatTCCACCGAATGAGCCCTACCGTGTTCTTCTTGCTGATGTGAGAGATAGGTTATATAATACACAGGAACGAGCTCGTCAGTTACTAGCCAATGGGTATTCTGATGTTCCTGAGGAGTCGACATTCACAAATCTTGAACAG TTTCTGGAACCTCTGGAGCTGTGCTATAGATCTCTATGCGCTTGTGGTGACAGACCAATTGCAGATGGAAGCCTTCTTGATTTTTTAAGGCAAGTGTCCACCTTTGGTCTGTCGCTTGTGAGACTTGATATTCGTCAAGAGTCAGATAGACACACTGATGTTCTAGATGTTATAACAAGGCACGTGGGTGTTGGCTCCTATAAAGAATGGTCTGAAGAGAAGAGACAGGAATGGCTCTTATCTGAACTAAGTGGCAAGCGTCCACTTTTTGGACCTGATCTCCCTAAAACTGATGAAGTCGCTGATGTTTTGGATACCTTTCATGTCATCTCTGAACTTCCCGCCGACAGTTTCGGTGCTTATATAATTTCGATGGCCACGGCACCCTCTGATGTGCTTGCTGTTGAGCTTTTGCAGCGTGAATGTCATGTAAAAAGTCCATTGAGGGTTGTTCCATTGTTTGAAAAGCTTGCTGATCTCGAGTCTGCACCTGCTTCTGTTGCTCGGTTGTTCTCCATAGATTGGTACAGAAACCGTATCAATGGGAAACAAGAAGTTATGATTGGGTATTCTGATTCGGGTAAGGATGCTGGCCGACTATCTGCAGCTTGGCAATTGTACAAGGCTCAAGAGGAACTTGTAAAGGTGGCAAAAGAATTTGGAGTAAAGCTAACAATGTTCCATGGCCGAGGTGGGACTGTAGGAAGGGGAGGGGGTCCCACCCACCTTGCTATTTTATCACAACCCCCCGACACAATTCATGGCTCACTTCGTGTGACTGTTCAAGGTGAAGTTATTGAACAGTCATTTGGGGAGGAACACCTGTGCTTTAGAACTCTTCAGCGTTTCACAGCAGCTACACTTGAGCATGGAATGAACCCCCCTGTGGCTCCAAATCCAGAGTGGCGTGCCCTATTGGATGAGATGTCTGTTGTTGCTACGAAAGAGTATCGGTCTTTAGTGTTCCAGGATCCACGATTTGTTGAATACTTCCGCCTT GCGACCCCAGAATTAGAATATGGTCGCATGAACATTGGAAGTCGCCCAGCCAAAAGGAAGCCAAGTGGTGGGATTGAATCTCTTCGAGCTATTCCATGGATCTTTGCATGGACTCAGACAAGGTTTCATCTCCCAGTCTGGCTTGGCTTTGGGGCTGCATTCAAGCACGTTACTGAGAAGGATATAAGAAATCTGCAAATGCTCAAGGATATGTACAATGGATGGCCTTTCTTTAGAGTGACACTTGACTTGCTCGAAATGGTCTTCGCTAAGGGAGACCCGGGTATTGCTGCATTGTATGATAAACTTTTAGTATCCGAAGATCTGTGGCCGCTTGGAGAGCGATTGAGATCCAAATACGAAGAAACAAAGGGCTTTCTCCTTCAG GTTGCTGGGCACAAGGATCTATTGGAAGGAGATCCATACTTGAGGCAAAGGCTCAAACTTCGTGACTCTTACATTACGACCCTCAACGTAAGCCAAGCATACACATTGAAACGAATTCGTGACCCCAACTACAATGTGAAGGTCAGACCTCACCTAGACAAGGAGATCATGGAATCAAGCAAACCAGCTGCTGAATTAGTGAAGCTGAATCCTACGAGCGAGTATGCGCCTGGTTTGGAAGACACCCTCATCTTGACCATGAAAGGTATTGCTGCTGGAATGCAGAACACTGGTTAA